A region from the Thermanaeromonas toyohensis ToBE genome encodes:
- a CDS encoding ABC transporter substrate-binding protein, with protein sequence MKARQWKVVTILGLLMLILLLSVGCGKKEGTTIKIGQIITSLTGEAAMYGHYQKNAAQMAADEINAAGGVNGKKIEIIALDDQAKPNVALNAMQKLISEVKPVAVLGPDWSGNTLAAAPVAQQNRVPQITSSKSWKITHQGNPYIFRVVALGPFVAEALVNYAYQQGYRKMAILYTNSEYGVSGGEGAKAALEKLGLKPVAYETYNVGDNDFTAQLMRIKNSGAEVVIDYSIQIEGAKSFRQMREMGINIPVYGGDAFITPEFAELVGPEKMEGIIAGSAFIPSCPEPAVQEFVRKYKEKYGVIPDDHAAPYYDAVKILAQVIAKVGTDREKIAEELRNLKGFQGVQGDYTADKWGNLIHSVMLARYTNGQWQYLTTIKNLTDHE encoded by the coding sequence ATGAAAGCTAGACAATGGAAAGTGGTTACCATCCTGGGATTGTTAATGTTAATACTGTTGCTCTCAGTCGGTTGTGGGAAAAAAGAAGGTACCACAATTAAAATTGGACAGATTATTACTTCCTTGACAGGCGAGGCAGCAATGTACGGCCATTACCAAAAGAATGCTGCGCAAATGGCTGCCGATGAGATAAATGCAGCAGGCGGAGTTAACGGAAAAAAAATAGAAATTATTGCTTTGGACGATCAGGCGAAGCCTAATGTGGCCTTGAATGCGATGCAAAAATTAATAAGTGAAGTTAAGCCTGTAGCGGTCTTGGGACCTGACTGGAGTGGTAACACTTTAGCAGCTGCCCCTGTCGCTCAGCAGAATAGGGTGCCGCAAATTACCAGTAGCAAAAGTTGGAAAATAACCCACCAAGGAAATCCGTATATTTTCAGGGTTGTGGCATTGGGTCCATTTGTGGCTGAAGCGCTAGTAAATTACGCTTACCAGCAAGGGTATCGTAAAATGGCTATTCTGTACACTAATAGTGAGTATGGTGTTAGCGGTGGCGAGGGTGCCAAAGCAGCTCTAGAAAAATTGGGGTTAAAACCAGTGGCATATGAAACCTATAATGTTGGAGATAATGATTTCACAGCTCAGCTAATGCGTATTAAAAATTCTGGGGCTGAAGTGGTTATTGATTATTCCATCCAAATTGAGGGAGCAAAATCGTTCCGGCAAATGAGGGAAATGGGAATTAACATCCCGGTTTACGGAGGGGATGCTTTTATAACACCAGAATTCGCGGAGTTAGTTGGTCCCGAAAAGATGGAGGGTATTATTGCTGGGTCCGCGTTCATTCCATCATGTCCCGAGCCGGCTGTGCAAGAGTTTGTCAGAAAGTATAAGGAAAAATATGGGGTTATCCCAGATGATCATGCTGCCCCTTACTATGACGCAGTGAAGATTTTGGCGCAGGTCATCGCTAAGGTGGGCACGGATCGTGAAAAAATAGCCGAAGAACTGAGGAATCTAAAAGGATTCCAGGGTGTTCAAGGTGACTATACTGCGGATAAATGGGGCAATTTAATTCATAGTGTAATGCTGGCAAGGTATACCAACGGGCAATGGCAGTATTTAACAACAATCAAGAATCTCACTGACCACGAATAA
- a CDS encoding ABC transporter ATP-binding protein, with protein sequence MDGEVILVAEGITKKFGGLVALNKVDVVIRKGERHVMIGPNGSGKTTFINVVTGVYQPDEGNIRLQDEEITRLPPHKITEKGIGRTFQNIRLFGSMTVWENIAVGMHCRTQSGLIEVLLRLGREREERKIIEKKIREISYFLGLDKVLNQNVRSLPYGKQRIVEIGRAMATDPKMLILDEPAAGMNSQEVVELATIIKKISQLGITVLLIEHNMEFVKDIADRITVLDAGQKIAEGNFEEIQSHPKVVEAYLGTRGVANA encoded by the coding sequence GTGGACGGTGAAGTAATTCTTGTTGCCGAAGGGATAACAAAAAAGTTTGGGGGACTTGTTGCGTTAAATAAAGTGGACGTTGTAATACGTAAGGGCGAGAGACACGTAATGATTGGGCCAAATGGGTCTGGCAAGACTACTTTTATCAATGTGGTAACAGGCGTATACCAGCCTGACGAGGGCAATATTAGGCTTCAAGATGAGGAAATAACGAGGCTTCCACCGCACAAAATTACCGAGAAAGGAATAGGAAGGACATTTCAAAACATCAGGTTATTTGGGAGCATGACGGTTTGGGAAAACATTGCTGTTGGGATGCATTGTCGGACGCAATCTGGGCTCATTGAAGTTTTGTTACGCCTAGGCAGAGAACGTGAGGAAAGGAAGATAATTGAAAAAAAGATAAGAGAGATAAGTTATTTTTTAGGCTTAGATAAGGTATTAAATCAAAATGTACGTAGTCTCCCCTATGGTAAACAGCGGATAGTGGAGATCGGGAGAGCGATGGCTACCGACCCTAAAATGCTGATTCTTGACGAGCCGGCTGCGGGAATGAATAGCCAGGAGGTAGTGGAACTAGCTACAATCATCAAGAAAATTAGCCAACTGGGAATTACGGTGCTGTTAATTGAACATAACATGGAATTTGTAAAAGATATTGCTGATAGGATAACGGTACTTGATGCTGGTCAAAAAATAGCTGAGGGCAATTTCGAAGAGATTCAAAGCCATCCTAAAGTCGTTGAAGCTTATCTTGGCACGCGAGGTGTAGCAAATGCTTGA
- a CDS encoding branched-chain amino acid ABC transporter permease, producing MDWVIQVLAGGMAIGLLYSLPALAIVLLWNTAGFFNLAQGDFMALSAYCLLLFYMTLRLPFIISALFTILVLAIVGFVVDKILFYPLRKFRAQELLTLIATVGLSVFMKNLIRATWGTKPLSITNVFGTNPLKIMGAYIMPHVLWIMGVSILLIIVLYYLSQKSLLGIAMRAAAEDKEAAQLMGIKVNTMIGLSFAISLAITAVAGILSSPILYLVPEMGDSIGLKAFAATVIGGFGNPAGAVFGGVILGLVETLVGMFLTSSYKNAITFAVLIGFLLFKPDGLFALRTSEKV from the coding sequence GTGGATTGGGTAATCCAGGTGTTGGCTGGAGGAATGGCAATAGGACTGTTGTATTCTTTACCTGCATTGGCTATTGTTTTGCTTTGGAACACGGCCGGTTTTTTTAATTTAGCTCAGGGTGATTTTATGGCTCTGTCAGCCTATTGCCTCTTGTTATTCTATATGACCCTAAGATTGCCGTTTATAATATCTGCACTTTTTACAATACTGGTTTTGGCTATAGTGGGCTTTGTGGTCGATAAGATTTTGTTTTATCCCTTGCGCAAATTCCGTGCACAAGAATTATTGACGTTAATTGCTACGGTAGGTTTATCAGTTTTTATGAAGAATCTTATCAGAGCAACATGGGGGACAAAACCATTATCCATTACTAACGTTTTTGGTACTAATCCTTTAAAAATCATGGGAGCTTACATTATGCCCCATGTGCTTTGGATTATGGGTGTATCTATACTCCTTATTATTGTCTTATATTATTTGTCCCAAAAGTCATTACTTGGCATTGCGATGCGAGCTGCAGCTGAAGATAAGGAAGCTGCTCAGCTTATGGGAATCAAAGTAAATACAATGATTGGTCTGTCTTTTGCGATTAGCCTGGCGATCACAGCAGTCGCCGGTATTCTCAGTTCACCGATATTATATCTGGTTCCAGAGATGGGTGATTCGATTGGACTTAAAGCGTTTGCTGCTACAGTAATAGGAGGTTTTGGGAACCCAGCAGGTGCGGTTTTTGGTGGAGTGATTCTTGGCCTTGTGGAAACCCTTGTTGGCATGTTTCTTACGAGTAGCTATAAAAATGCAATTACGTTTGCTGTTTTGATCGGTTTTCTGTTGTTTAAGCCTGACGGGTTGTTCGCCCTGAGAACATCAGAAAAGGTTTAG
- a CDS encoding GerAB/ArcD/ProY family transporter, translating into MREEGRISSWQFFMLIMAFLIGTSTLIMPVGPAKQDAWISYLLTGVLSIGAAYFYTSLGQRFPRETPFQYAPRVLGKILGTFFNILFLWYAFHLAALLLLNFSELYVIAIMVTTPLIVFIGIMAILAAWAVRSGLEALARLAELLTPFLIVTIIVLNILTLATPKLPHWENLLPIMAEGPLPILRGILPSFAFPFGETVFFLVLIPFLTSPRKCHRPFALAVILISLLLTSVLVRNIIVLGPQEASRVNFPSLTTIQLINIGDFLQRMDPLIIFIWTFGVFLKLTVVFYVFTLGTAQVFGLQDYRFLVFPTGLLLTFFAPAVYENFHQMLRFAARTWPFYFFPGYFLYPALLLLVAKIRDIKG; encoded by the coding sequence ATGCGTGAAGAAGGTAGGATCTCCAGCTGGCAATTTTTCATGCTGATTATGGCTTTCCTTATCGGCACCTCTACCCTGATTATGCCTGTGGGGCCCGCCAAACAGGATGCCTGGATTTCGTACCTTTTGACTGGGGTCTTAAGCATAGGGGCAGCCTACTTTTATACTAGCTTAGGGCAAAGGTTTCCAAGGGAGACCCCTTTCCAATACGCGCCGCGGGTCCTTGGTAAAATATTAGGTACCTTCTTTAATATTCTTTTCCTCTGGTATGCCTTCCACCTGGCTGCTCTGCTTTTGCTCAACTTCAGTGAACTGTATGTTATTGCCATTATGGTTACCACGCCCCTTATAGTTTTCATCGGTATAATGGCTATACTTGCAGCTTGGGCAGTCCGCTCTGGCCTTGAGGCCCTGGCCCGCCTGGCCGAGCTATTAACCCCCTTCCTTATAGTTACAATTATTGTGCTAAACATCTTAACTTTAGCTACACCGAAGTTGCCCCATTGGGAAAACCTTCTGCCTATTATGGCCGAAGGACCTCTTCCCATCCTTAGAGGAATTTTACCATCCTTTGCCTTCCCCTTTGGAGAAACTGTCTTTTTTTTAGTTCTTATTCCTTTTTTAACTAGCCCTCGAAAGTGCCATCGTCCCTTTGCCCTGGCCGTGATTTTAATTAGCCTTCTTCTTACTTCTGTCCTAGTACGTAATATTATTGTCCTAGGGCCTCAAGAAGCTAGCAGGGTTAATTTTCCTAGCTTAACGACTATACAGCTAATAAATATCGGCGATTTCCTCCAGCGTATGGATCCTCTTATTATTTTTATCTGGACCTTTGGTGTCTTCTTGAAATTAACTGTGGTTTTTTATGTCTTTACCCTGGGAACAGCCCAAGTTTTTGGTCTTCAAGATTACCGCTTCTTAGTTTTTCCCACCGGTCTTTTATTAACCTTTTTTGCTCCTGCCGTTTATGAGAATTTCCATCAGATGCTGCGCTTTGCGGCCCGTACTTGGCCCTTTTACTTCTTTCCTGGTTACTTTCTTTACCCTGCTCTACTGCTACTAGTGGCAAAAATCCGGGATATTAAAGGGTGA
- a CDS encoding ABC transporter ATP-binding protein, with translation MLEVNSLKVKYGRAEALKGVSLTVGQGKVVAVLGSNGAGKSTLLKAISGLVPVSKESSIRLNGEEISGLPPDKIVAKGISYVPEGRKIFPGLTVRENLRIGAYLRQDKKGIEEDMERCYELFPRLKERSNQRAGTLSGGEQQMLAISRALMSKPKLLLLDEPSMGLAPVLVERIYEKIAQIREQGVTMLLVEQNANLALTISDYVYVIANGEIKLQGAAKDFLRERDLVKAYLGS, from the coding sequence ATGCTTGAAGTTAACAGTTTGAAGGTTAAGTATGGTCGGGCTGAAGCCTTGAAGGGTGTATCACTTACCGTTGGACAAGGTAAAGTTGTTGCAGTTCTTGGTAGTAATGGGGCCGGAAAATCAACATTGCTTAAAGCAATTTCTGGATTAGTACCAGTAAGTAAAGAGAGTAGTATTAGGTTAAATGGGGAGGAAATAAGTGGATTACCACCTGACAAGATTGTAGCTAAAGGGATTTCATATGTACCCGAGGGAAGAAAGATATTTCCGGGTCTTACTGTTCGAGAAAATTTAAGGATAGGCGCTTATTTACGTCAGGATAAAAAAGGAATAGAAGAAGATATGGAAAGATGTTATGAACTTTTTCCCCGCCTTAAAGAACGTTCAAATCAGCGTGCTGGCACCTTGTCTGGTGGTGAACAACAAATGTTGGCCATTAGCAGAGCATTAATGTCGAAACCCAAACTTCTCTTATTAGATGAGCCTTCAATGGGACTTGCTCCTGTTCTCGTTGAGAGAATATACGAGAAGATCGCTCAAATACGTGAGCAAGGGGTTACCATGCTCCTAGTTGAGCAAAATGCTAATTTGGCCCTGACAATTAGCGATTATGTATATGTTATAGCTAATGGCGAAATAAAGCTCCAGGGGGCGGCGAAAGACTTCTTGAGAGAACGAGACCTTGTAAAGGCTTACTTGGGATCTTAA
- a CDS encoding flavodoxin family protein, translating to MKILAINGSHRKGRNTARMLEAVLEEARSLGAETELLELSDYNIKPCRACNHCLRAIECSIQDDDIKLITDKMLIADAIVLGSPVYFFNVTGLMKNFMDRTRWLHMCRNVLYGKVGAAVTHAGLRNGGQEFTQMILERYLASHGMIVVDSRDQESGIYNYGPTGTLFERLEGSRVIWKKGVEEDLLALHECRTLGKNIVRQVQLLEASSIRRGPVVANTPSSPFSC from the coding sequence ATGAAGATTTTGGCCATAAATGGCAGCCACCGTAAAGGCCGCAATACAGCTAGAATGCTGGAGGCGGTTTTGGAGGAAGCGCGGAGCTTAGGAGCGGAAACAGAGCTCTTGGAATTGAGCGATTATAATATCAAGCCTTGCCGGGCCTGCAACCATTGTTTACGGGCAATAGAATGTTCTATCCAGGATGATGATATTAAACTGATCACGGATAAGATGTTGATAGCTGATGCCATTGTATTAGGTTCCCCGGTGTATTTTTTCAACGTGACAGGGTTAATGAAAAACTTCATGGACCGGACCCGGTGGTTACATATGTGCCGGAATGTGCTTTATGGTAAGGTGGGCGCAGCAGTGACCCATGCGGGGCTAAGAAACGGGGGGCAGGAATTCACGCAGATGATACTGGAGCGTTACCTGGCCAGCCATGGTATGATCGTGGTAGATAGCCGGGATCAAGAGAGTGGGATTTATAACTACGGGCCAACGGGCACCCTGTTTGAACGGCTGGAGGGGAGCAGGGTAATATGGAAGAAAGGCGTGGAAGAAGATCTGCTGGCCCTGCACGAGTGTCGCACGCTAGGGAAGAACATTGTTAGACAAGTGCAGCTTCTGGAAGCTTCTAGCATCAGAAGAGGGCCAGTGGTGGCCAATACACCTAGCTCCCCTTTTTCTTGTTGA
- a CDS encoding aconitase X swivel domain-containing protein has product MRILYGRGITKGCSRGEAIVTRQPFGFWGGVDPKTGFIIDKRHELYGQNVKGKVFVFPEGRGSTVGAAVILELVRCGNAPAAIVNRKTETILAVGGVLAEKFYNTSIPIVDSLNEDPTVVIKTGDIVEVNGITGEVKIKSHSAGL; this is encoded by the coding sequence TTGAGAATATTATATGGTAGAGGTATCACTAAGGGTTGTAGCAGGGGAGAAGCCATTGTCACTAGGCAGCCGTTTGGTTTTTGGGGTGGTGTTGACCCTAAGACGGGATTCATTATCGATAAAAGGCATGAATTATATGGTCAAAATGTGAAAGGAAAAGTTTTTGTTTTCCCTGAGGGTCGAGGTTCAACTGTTGGTGCAGCAGTAATACTAGAGCTAGTGAGGTGTGGTAATGCTCCGGCGGCTATAGTTAACCGAAAGACGGAGACTATTTTAGCAGTTGGTGGCGTGTTAGCGGAGAAGTTTTATAATACGAGTATCCCCATTGTTGATAGCTTAAATGAAGATCCTACTGTAGTAATTAAAACGGGAGACATAGTTGAGGTGAATGGAATAACCGGTGAAGTAAAAATTAAATCACACTCGGCGGGACTGTAA
- a CDS encoding spore germination protein, with protein sequence MLKIFRRLWKLFHSKKKSSSYERTKGKYEVPLKPGLKDNLHYLKEAFGPSNDLIIREIEVKGQKLALVYLESMIDRDVIQRDILPSLMRLPGDQVALNEINLPKLMRESLPIGNLKEHSSWQGVFYGLLDGQVALLMDGYSLALLLGADSWEKRAVTEPEIETVIRGPREGFTEDLPTNISLIRRRLRTPNLRFETFYLGRTTRTRVVLSYLEGLALEGVLKELRSRLKRIDVDGILESGYIEELIEDSPFSPFPQMARTERPDRVVADILQGRVAILTDGSPFALILPVNLFTELQAPDDLYERWVVSFIRIFRFLALFIALLLPSLYVAVTTFHHEMIPTTLAVAIAAQRERVPYPAFVEALLMQIIFEILVEAGVRLPRPVGQAVTIVGALVIGEAAIRAGLASAAMVIVVSLTAISSFTNPTFGLGTAIRMLRLPMIFLAGSLGLFGIFTGILAILIHLVTLRSFGLPYLAPLAPFIWEDQKDVVFRAPWWAMLSRPKLEGGLRNFFRVKPGIKKPEPAEFEPPEAEIEAMMKKQKPAQDKKDSRRPGR encoded by the coding sequence TTGCTTAAGATCTTTCGCCGCCTTTGGAAACTATTCCATTCAAAGAAAAAAAGTTCTTCCTATGAGCGAACGAAAGGGAAATACGAAGTCCCGCTTAAGCCCGGCTTAAAGGATAACTTACATTACCTAAAAGAGGCCTTTGGTCCAAGCAACGATTTGATAATCAGGGAGATAGAAGTAAAAGGCCAAAAACTTGCGCTGGTATATTTGGAAAGCATGATAGATCGCGATGTAATCCAGCGGGATATTTTACCTTCTTTGATGAGATTGCCTGGCGACCAGGTAGCCCTAAATGAGATAAATCTCCCAAAGCTTATGCGTGAAAGCCTACCTATAGGGAATTTAAAAGAACATTCGTCATGGCAGGGCGTATTCTATGGCTTGCTGGATGGCCAAGTAGCCCTCCTGATGGACGGCTATAGCCTGGCCCTGCTCCTAGGAGCCGATAGTTGGGAAAAGAGGGCTGTAACCGAACCGGAGATAGAAACTGTCATCCGCGGCCCCCGGGAAGGGTTTACCGAGGACCTCCCTACTAATATATCCCTAATTCGACGTCGCCTGCGCACACCCAACCTACGCTTTGAAACCTTTTACTTAGGCCGCACCACCCGTACCCGGGTGGTGCTAAGCTACCTGGAAGGCCTAGCTTTAGAAGGGGTCCTCAAAGAGCTACGCAGCCGCCTTAAGCGCATCGATGTAGATGGTATTTTAGAGAGCGGTTATATAGAGGAGCTTATTGAGGATTCTCCTTTCTCTCCCTTCCCCCAGATGGCTCGGACAGAAAGGCCTGACAGGGTGGTGGCCGACATTTTGCAGGGCAGAGTGGCTATCCTTACAGATGGCTCCCCCTTTGCTCTTATTCTACCAGTGAACCTTTTTACAGAGCTTCAGGCCCCTGATGATCTATATGAACGCTGGGTGGTCAGCTTCATCCGCATCTTCCGTTTCTTAGCCCTTTTCATAGCCCTTCTCTTACCCTCCCTTTATGTGGCCGTCACTACTTTCCACCACGAGATGATACCCACTACCCTGGCGGTAGCCATAGCTGCCCAGCGGGAACGGGTGCCTTACCCTGCCTTTGTGGAGGCTCTGCTTATGCAGATAATATTTGAGATACTGGTGGAAGCCGGCGTGCGCCTACCCCGGCCAGTAGGGCAAGCTGTAACCATTGTGGGAGCCTTAGTTATCGGAGAGGCAGCTATCCGGGCAGGGCTGGCTTCAGCCGCCATGGTTATTGTAGTGTCCCTTACAGCCATCTCTTCCTTTACTAATCCAACCTTTGGCTTAGGCACAGCTATACGCATGTTGCGCCTGCCCATGATATTCCTGGCCGGTTCCTTAGGCTTATTTGGCATTTTCACCGGCATCCTAGCCATTTTAATTCATCTAGTCACTTTAAGGAGTTTCGGCCTCCCTTACTTGGCACCTCTGGCTCCTTTTATCTGGGAAGATCAGAAGGATGTCGTTTTCCGGGCTCCCTGGTGGGCTATGCTGTCCCGGCCTAAACTGGAAGGGGGACTTAGGAATTTTTTCCGGGTAAAGCCAGGCATCAAGAAGCCTGAGCCAGCCGAGTTTGAACCTCCGGAGGCAGAGATAGAGGCTATGATGAAAAAACAGAAACCTGCCCAGGATAAAAAGGATTCCAGGAGGCCAGGACGTTGA
- a CDS encoding Ger(x)C family spore germination protein has translation MRRLHALFHSLSIIILLLFLPGCWDRREINELAFISSLAFDLENDECIVTAEIIRPAAVTGGGEGGGGGGTAAALPQRNAIIAIDRGNTLYAAGRKLALRLPRRAYVAHTTGVLVGEDLARQGLKEVLDFLDRQQEFRRSTFILLTRGPAKEVLIRAQGGLEATLGREIAGLDKWVRVSGYGFIPSIHDVLVDLSTGAAATAIPVLELSPQPFPPVIGAPTSRGATSRESNKQGAPRTPEPEIVRTVRLNGTGLFHHDKLVGWLDERQTRGLAWVRNQVNRAILELQCPEDKKRISVEITEARSKTKFQDRNSQLQSIINLKVEGNLLEQQCFHDYTSEEAIKSLESQMAIVITEEINSAIAQAKKAGTDVFDFGGALYRKNPKLWKQIQPHWEEEFKKLPITIQVEVKLRRTGLTGRPWQPKAH, from the coding sequence TTGAGGCGACTACATGCTCTCTTCCACTCGCTGTCTATAATTATCCTTCTCCTTTTTCTACCTGGCTGCTGGGACCGGCGGGAGATCAATGAATTGGCTTTCATATCTTCTTTGGCCTTCGACCTAGAAAACGATGAATGTATCGTTACCGCTGAGATAATAAGGCCGGCAGCGGTTACCGGTGGTGGTGAAGGTGGAGGGGGAGGCGGCACCGCTGCCGCTCTACCCCAGCGTAACGCAATTATAGCCATTGACCGGGGTAATACCCTTTATGCTGCCGGCCGGAAACTGGCTTTAAGGTTACCCCGTCGAGCCTACGTGGCCCACACTACTGGTGTGCTGGTAGGAGAAGACCTGGCTCGTCAAGGACTTAAAGAGGTCCTCGACTTTTTAGACCGGCAGCAGGAATTCCGGCGTTCCACCTTTATTCTCCTTACTCGGGGTCCAGCAAAGGAAGTTTTAATCCGCGCCCAAGGGGGACTAGAGGCCACCCTGGGGCGGGAGATCGCAGGTCTAGATAAATGGGTAAGAGTCAGCGGTTATGGCTTTATCCCTAGTATCCACGATGTGCTGGTAGATCTATCCACAGGAGCAGCTGCCACCGCTATACCAGTTTTAGAACTTAGCCCCCAACCCTTTCCCCCCGTTATAGGGGCACCGACTTCTCGAGGAGCTACTTCCCGCGAATCTAACAAGCAAGGTGCACCCAGGACTCCCGAACCAGAAATAGTTAGGACTGTGCGCCTAAACGGAACGGGGCTTTTCCACCATGATAAGCTAGTGGGTTGGCTTGACGAGCGCCAAACCCGCGGCTTAGCCTGGGTTAGGAATCAAGTGAACAGGGCTATCCTAGAGCTTCAGTGCCCTGAGGATAAAAAAAGAATCTCTGTAGAAATAACCGAGGCGCGAAGTAAAACTAAATTTCAAGATCGCAACAGCCAGCTTCAAAGTATAATTAACCTAAAAGTAGAAGGTAATCTCTTAGAACAACAATGCTTTCATGACTATACCAGCGAAGAAGCCATTAAATCCCTAGAAAGCCAGATGGCAATAGTTATCACAGAGGAAATAAATAGCGCTATTGCCCAGGCCAAAAAAGCAGGAACCGATGTTTTTGACTTCGGAGGCGCCCTCTACCGTAAAAATCCTAAGCTCTGGAAACAAATTCAGCCCCACTGGGAGGAAGAATTCAAGAAACTTCCCATCACTATACAGGTGGAGGTAAAGCTTCGCCGTACTGGCTTGACCGGCCGTCCCTGGCAACCCAAGGCACATTAA
- a CDS encoding branched-chain amino acid ABC transporter permease, whose amino-acid sequence MVTTLPLVLESEYLLLVTDMGAAIALVVLGLVVLTGFTGLLSLGQVAFYALGAYTSAVLSTRLGISPWIGLLAACVMGGIWGIIIGLPAFNLREPFLVMVTIGFAEIVRIMALNLQSITGGPFGISHIPQLELLGVSISKPLLFYYFILTLVTLCILGVNRLRSSRIGRAMVAIRDDEVAAEIMGVNVRRYKVMSFAISALLASLGGAFYAHLTSYIVIDLFSFNESASYLTMAVLGGFNTIGSALVSVVLTLLPELLRALKDYYMLFFSLVLMILVVFVAWREFKASMDK is encoded by the coding sequence GTGGTAACTACATTACCTTTGGTATTAGAGAGTGAATATTTACTTTTAGTTACCGATATGGGTGCTGCTATAGCTTTGGTAGTATTGGGTTTAGTGGTGTTAACAGGATTTACAGGTTTATTGTCTTTGGGTCAAGTCGCATTTTATGCATTGGGAGCCTATACATCTGCCGTTTTGTCAACTCGATTAGGCATCTCCCCCTGGATAGGTTTACTGGCCGCTTGTGTTATGGGGGGAATTTGGGGGATAATTATAGGCTTACCAGCGTTTAATCTCCGGGAACCTTTTCTTGTAATGGTTACGATAGGTTTTGCCGAGATTGTAAGGATAATGGCATTAAATCTGCAGAGTATTACTGGAGGTCCTTTCGGTATATCCCATATACCTCAACTGGAATTACTAGGGGTATCAATTAGTAAGCCTTTACTGTTCTATTATTTTATCCTTACTTTAGTCACCCTGTGTATCTTAGGAGTAAATCGACTAAGGTCATCACGAATAGGCAGGGCTATGGTTGCTATCCGTGATGATGAAGTAGCTGCTGAAATAATGGGTGTAAATGTGCGCCGTTATAAAGTGATGAGCTTCGCTATTTCAGCCTTGCTGGCGAGTCTTGGCGGAGCCTTTTATGCCCATTTAACTAGCTACATTGTTATTGATCTTTTTTCATTTAACGAGTCGGCTTCCTACCTTACAATGGCAGTATTAGGAGGCTTTAATACCATAGGGTCAGCTTTAGTTAGTGTAGTTCTAACTCTTTTGCCAGAACTTCTCCGGGCTCTTAAAGATTATTATATGCTGTTCTTCAGCTTGGTATTGATGATACTAGTCGTGTTTGTTGCATGGCGTGAATTCAAGGCATCGATGGATAAGTAA